A window from Pseudomonas alloputida encodes these proteins:
- a CDS encoding gamma carbonic anhydrase family protein → MKYRLGDLRVESHPTSWAAPNATLIGNVRLQAHSSVWFGAVLRGDNELIDIGEGSNVQDGTVMHTDMGSPLTLGKGVTVGHNAMLHGCTVGDFSLVGINAVILNGARIGKHCIIGANALIAEGKEIPDGSLVMGSPGKVVRELTEQQKRMLEASAAHYVHNAQRYARDLVVDDE, encoded by the coding sequence ATGAAATATCGCCTGGGCGACCTGCGGGTCGAGAGCCACCCCACCAGTTGGGCCGCCCCCAACGCCACGCTCATTGGCAACGTGCGCCTGCAAGCCCATTCCAGTGTGTGGTTTGGCGCGGTGTTGCGCGGTGATAACGAGCTGATCGACATCGGTGAAGGCAGCAACGTGCAGGATGGCACGGTGATGCACACCGACATGGGCTCGCCACTGACGTTGGGCAAGGGCGTGACCGTTGGCCACAATGCCATGTTGCATGGCTGCACGGTGGGCGACTTCAGCCTGGTCGGTATCAACGCAGTGATCCTCAATGGCGCGCGCATTGGCAAGCACTGCATTATCGGCGCCAATGCACTGATCGCCGAGGGCAAGGAAATTCCGGACGGTTCGCTGGTGATGGGCTCGCCGGGCAAGGTGGTACGCGAACTGACCGAGCAGCAGAAGCGCATGCTTGAAGCGAGTGCCGCACATTACGTGCACAATGCCCAGCGTTATGCGCGGGATCTGGTGGTTGATGATGAGTGA
- a CDS encoding CoA pyrophosphatase — protein sequence MLDELLRRMSNHQPASLETDRRFPEAAVLLPITRSEAPELVLTLRAKGLSTHGGEVAFPGGRRDPEDPDLVFTALREAEEEIGLPPGLVEVIGPLSPLISLHGLKVTPFVGLIPDFVEYRANDAEIAAVFTVPLEFFRQDPRDHTHRIDYQGRSWYVPSYRYGEYKIWGLSAIMIVELVNLLFDAGISLHHPPERHIEN from the coding sequence ATGCTGGACGAGCTACTTCGCCGAATGAGCAACCACCAACCCGCGTCATTGGAAACCGACAGGCGGTTCCCCGAAGCGGCGGTCCTCTTGCCCATTACCCGCAGCGAAGCGCCCGAACTGGTCTTGACCCTGCGCGCCAAGGGCCTGTCTACCCACGGTGGCGAAGTAGCCTTTCCCGGTGGCCGCCGCGACCCGGAAGACCCGGACCTGGTCTTTACTGCCCTGCGCGAGGCTGAAGAAGAAATCGGCCTGCCCCCTGGCCTGGTGGAGGTGATTGGTCCGCTCAGCCCGCTGATTTCGCTACATGGCCTGAAAGTGACGCCATTCGTCGGGCTTATCCCGGACTTCGTCGAATATCGCGCCAATGATGCCGAGATCGCGGCAGTATTCACCGTGCCGCTGGAATTCTTCCGGCAGGACCCGCGCGATCATACCCACCGTATCGATTACCAGGGGCGTAGCTGGTATGTGCCCAGTTACCGCTATGGTGAATACAAGATCTGGGGGTTGTCGGCGATCATGATCGTCGAGTTGGTCAACCTGCTGTTCGATGCCGGTATCAGCCTGCATCACCCCCCTGAGCGTCACATCGAAAATTGA
- a CDS encoding NUDIX hydrolase, producing the protein MKFCSACGQPVSQRIPEGDSRLRYVCGSCQTIHYQNPNIVAGVLPTWGSQVLLCRRAIEPRRGFWTLPAGFMENGETLDQAARRETVEEACARVGPTSLYQLFDLPHISQVHVFFRAELADLDFAVGVESLEVRLFEEHEIPWDELAFRTVTRTLECYYRDRIGQHYPIGHEYLPPMNVSPHT; encoded by the coding sequence ATGAAATTCTGCAGCGCATGCGGCCAACCGGTCAGTCAGCGGATCCCCGAGGGCGACAGCCGCCTGCGGTACGTCTGCGGCTCTTGCCAGACCATCCACTACCAGAACCCCAACATCGTGGCCGGCGTATTGCCGACCTGGGGCAGCCAGGTGTTGCTGTGTCGCCGCGCCATTGAGCCGCGCCGGGGTTTCTGGACCCTGCCCGCCGGTTTCATGGAAAACGGCGAAACCCTCGACCAGGCCGCGCGTCGCGAAACCGTCGAGGAAGCCTGCGCCCGGGTCGGGCCGACGTCCCTGTACCAGCTGTTCGATCTGCCGCACATCAGCCAGGTGCATGTGTTCTTCCGCGCCGAGTTGGCGGACCTGGACTTTGCCGTCGGTGTCGAAAGCCTGGAGGTGCGGCTGTTCGAAGAACATGAGATACCGTGGGACGAGCTGGCTTTCCGCACCGTCACTCGCACACTAGAATGCTACTATCGCGACCGCATCGGCCAGCACTACCCCATAGGCCATGAATACCTGCCGCCGATGAACGTTTCGCCACACACCTAA
- a CDS encoding L,D-transpeptidase family protein, with amino-acid sequence MRWLLALFCLCVTSVSQAAFTETIIRKPAPAAQTPSPSQQAMQPLIDKVLVIKSERRLQLISRGEPLKTYRISLGKQPKGAKEREGDKKTPEGLYWLDWRKQSDRFNLAMHINYPNISDAARATRAGVNAGSMIMIHGTPINDEYPEWYFHTLDWTDGCIAMRNRDMQEVWDLVRDGTLIEIRP; translated from the coding sequence ATGCGCTGGTTGCTTGCCCTTTTCTGCCTTTGCGTTACCTCGGTGTCCCAGGCGGCCTTCACCGAAACCATCATCCGCAAGCCCGCGCCGGCAGCGCAAACTCCCTCGCCTTCGCAGCAAGCCATGCAACCGTTGATCGACAAGGTGCTGGTGATCAAGTCGGAGCGCCGCCTGCAGTTGATCAGCCGCGGCGAGCCGCTGAAAACCTACCGCATCTCGCTGGGCAAGCAGCCCAAGGGCGCCAAGGAACGCGAAGGCGACAAGAAAACCCCCGAGGGCTTGTACTGGCTGGACTGGCGCAAGCAGAGCGACCGCTTCAACCTGGCCATGCACATCAATTACCCGAACATCAGCGATGCCGCCCGCGCGACCCGGGCAGGGGTGAATGCCGGCAGCATGATCATGATTCACGGCACGCCGATCAACGATGAATACCCGGAATGGTACTTCCATACCCTGGACTGGACGGATGGTTGCATTGCCATGCGCAACCGCGACATGCAGGAAGTGTGGGACCTGGTTCGGGATGGAACGCTGATCGAGATCCGCCCTTGA
- a CDS encoding ShlB/FhaC/HecB family hemolysin secretion/activation protein has translation MPCLIHRIAHWLSAGCLSGLLSIPQVLADDPASQQLRDQQHGLRQLEQQQRLERWQRIPVPAEPTNSTSHRPHDDRCWAVDGVRVAGMHRLSNSALAPTIRALTPACMGIADINRLLKAITQRYVQAGYPTSRPYLRQPPAEGMPLDIVIVEGFVETIELAGPDLPLSLSSAFPGLLGQPLYLPDLEQGLDQLNRLRAYELGATLLPGELQGGTRVVVQPGKVASRWHLDSRFDNRGSELTGRHRVNLGIGLDSPLGLNDELRLSLARTVLDTPGQSQGISLYYSIPYGAWTFALSASQLSYQAPLPYSDKAADGSSSYQGLSVERVLWRNQQGMLSASARLDRKQLINRSAGAVIVQQSPTLATVEAGINLLWLESGLWNGYFGVAQGIDALGADRSPLGAHRLRPDFRKYRANLLHLRQGPAPSPWRWQSELAMQYSRDPLPAVEQLLVSDDSAVRGFRLHTYSGASSAVWRNTFSQALPRTWAPPFEIRPYIGLDLGWVRTAEGKPSQRLAGAAAGLELSLPGSRLRLDYQRALYTSDLPRPRLEPGFWVLDWTLSI, from the coding sequence ATGCCGTGCCTGATTCACCGCATCGCCCATTGGCTGTCGGCCGGTTGCCTTTCTGGCTTGCTGTCCATTCCCCAGGTGCTGGCCGACGACCCTGCCAGCCAGCAGTTGCGCGATCAACAGCATGGGCTGCGGCAACTGGAGCAACAGCAGCGGCTGGAACGCTGGCAGCGTATACCCGTCCCGGCTGAACCGACCAACAGCACTTCCCACCGCCCGCACGATGATCGCTGCTGGGCAGTCGATGGCGTGCGCGTGGCGGGCATGCACCGGCTTTCGAACTCGGCACTGGCGCCCACCATCCGTGCCCTCACGCCTGCCTGCATGGGCATCGCCGACATCAACCGGCTGCTCAAAGCCATCACCCAACGTTATGTACAAGCCGGCTACCCAACCAGCCGCCCCTACCTGCGCCAGCCCCCAGCAGAGGGCATGCCGTTGGACATCGTCATTGTCGAAGGCTTTGTCGAAACCATCGAACTGGCTGGCCCCGACCTACCCCTGTCTCTCTCCAGTGCCTTCCCAGGCCTGCTTGGGCAGCCACTGTACCTGCCCGACCTTGAGCAAGGCCTGGACCAGCTCAACCGCCTTCGCGCCTATGAACTGGGCGCCACCTTGCTGCCCGGCGAACTGCAGGGCGGCACCCGCGTGGTCGTGCAGCCGGGCAAGGTTGCTTCACGCTGGCACCTGGACAGCCGCTTCGACAACCGGGGCAGCGAGCTGACCGGCCGCCACCGCGTCAACCTCGGCATTGGCCTGGACAGCCCGCTTGGCCTCAATGATGAGCTGCGCCTGTCGTTGGCCCGCACGGTGCTCGATACGCCCGGCCAAAGCCAAGGGATATCGTTGTACTACAGCATCCCCTACGGCGCCTGGACCTTTGCCCTCAGCGCCAGCCAGCTAAGCTATCAAGCCCCCCTCCCCTACAGCGACAAGGCTGCCGACGGCAGCAGCAGCTATCAGGGCCTGAGTGTCGAGCGGGTATTGTGGCGCAACCAGCAAGGCATGCTCAGCGCCAGCGCCCGTCTGGACCGCAAGCAGCTGATCAACCGCAGCGCTGGCGCGGTTATCGTCCAGCAGAGCCCGACGCTGGCCACGGTAGAGGCCGGCATCAACCTGCTGTGGCTCGAAAGTGGCCTGTGGAACGGTTACTTCGGCGTTGCCCAAGGCATTGACGCATTGGGTGCCGACCGCTCGCCCCTGGGTGCTCATCGCCTGCGCCCGGACTTTCGCAAGTACCGCGCCAACCTGCTGCACCTGCGTCAAGGCCCGGCACCCAGCCCTTGGCGCTGGCAGAGCGAGCTGGCCATGCAGTACAGCCGTGACCCGCTGCCTGCCGTCGAACAGCTGCTGGTCAGCGACGATTCGGCTGTCCGCGGCTTTCGTCTGCACACTTACTCCGGTGCCAGCAGCGCCGTCTGGCGCAATACGTTCAGCCAGGCGCTGCCACGGACCTGGGCCCCACCTTTCGAGATACGCCCCTACATCGGCCTGGACCTGGGCTGGGTTCGCACCGCCGAAGGCAAACCGTCACAGCGCCTGGCCGGGGCCGCCGCAGGGTTGGAACTGAGCCTGCCCGGCAGCCGCCTGCGCCTGGACTACCAACGCGCCTTGTACACCAGCGACCTGCCCCGCCCGCGGCTGGAGCCCGGCTTCTGGGTGCTGGACTGGACCCTGAGCATCTGA
- a CDS encoding hemagglutinin repeat-containing protein, whose product MQTLSQLPPVRPDTLRWAIFLAVLGPSAALAQTGLEAASGPGGTPVIHNGHGVPVIDIVPPNATGLSHNQFIDYNVATPGLVLNNATAAGQSQLAGALAANPQFQGQAASTILNEVISRNASLIEGPQEIFGRPADYILANPNGITLNGGSFINTTRAGFVVGTPQFEEQQLRYLDTLTASGTLQVLEYGQGNAGGALELIAPRVDSKGLLMASETLDITVGRNRIDSRSGEVVEHLPSPSTSIDASLFGAMRAGRIRVVSTTEGAGVRVGASQILGTEGVDISSAGGLHVSGSGDRPTELRSERGVLKLTAADDLMLETVDGQAPRIEARAGKKLTLDAKTIEHIKHDSDSWNKKFWFVTRETYNRKTTTTHKQQQGSQLLGTESVLLQSGDDMRMTAAKVDAGNELTVDSGAGLDILAGIDSKRTEQQVRHRKDLWRGDSDSDQLKETAKGSTLSAGHMSIKASDNLNVQGSSLHSRSDLAIQAKQADIGTTTLQEHGTQRDYRGDLVSGTFFGDRKGNDTEGQVVAGSTITSDGELTVSADQVTIKGSTVFGKQDAVLYSENGSLAIEADHGSTTSTQRTSDSKLFGLIGSKHESTDRKQQVLVSDVSSTSNLRLASAEEMRIQGAKVEAGKHLQVEAKGDLLIGSAQSVDERETRDQQRGFTANARQTQEAEDGKPESRQYAAGVAYEVVTSTSKQRTTNQVASELKGASVGMNSSAHLQVNGSKVQATAGDLDVQAREVTLGATRNDRDVATSTTESGGGLTVTGGIDRLGSLFEGHHNREVQADRDSKVQRSELQASGDLKLRSDALLTEAAHVEAGNTLQVTAKRIDNRAAQDTHEHEQSRDDWSGSLGASIEYRDLTRPIERLVLGEEAPRFQQASPEDAMAPPSVGADMTVEHLKRLENQRRGIAQVSELSAAKVEVKADTLADQGTAWRANAGSLKIEAQQHQVSAAENTQETTVQRLAYGGDARLDTSTGEDLNVRAAGKGGSLDKKDTASTAVPGSLYGQQGIQVQLGSDGRYEGARIDGGEGSVVMHSAGSLALPQATDKAEQQSRQLDGNAWAKVGNRPGSTGVDGRGYLDHGQKLSTQGKAQVAQIDAKGEVKLTSTGDLLLEGTRIGSREAKAGDIQVQSGGQLQVKAASNTQQATGSNLGGGMELAAKAGQTQGGAIGGHFSHGKQDEHARQAVDAQFASNGTLTLTSSAREDIALHLQGLQASAEQITLDASNGGMLVEASSSQERRDNLDISAGAGFNMAKGALDTRGLHGRLKVELDKRDNLTWNTSDLRAERIDLQSRGDTRIESATLDAGHIGGTIDGDLRIASLKDNVNTLSVKGDVRLSQEKNPQGYVNAAKSVAGPLGGKVEKKAGSALSKADPGFSPTVSLDVSHAQRDNVARQTTLKSSDGIDLQVGGNAHLVGARLQSAKGDVRLDANSVTQETLSGNDYRRDLSLDASNSPVDLGTAIAEIAKSKMAADGENALDLGVLRTSGHSRSEQWVSSMQGKKH is encoded by the coding sequence ATGCAAACACTCTCGCAGTTACCGCCTGTTCGCCCGGATACCTTGCGCTGGGCAATCTTCCTCGCCGTGCTCGGGCCCAGCGCCGCACTGGCTCAGACAGGACTGGAAGCAGCCAGCGGCCCCGGGGGGACCCCGGTCATCCATAACGGCCACGGGGTGCCGGTCATCGACATCGTGCCGCCCAACGCCACGGGGCTGTCACACAACCAGTTCATCGACTACAACGTTGCCACCCCGGGCCTGGTGCTGAACAACGCCACCGCAGCCGGGCAGTCGCAACTGGCCGGCGCCCTGGCGGCCAACCCGCAGTTCCAGGGCCAGGCCGCCTCGACCATTCTTAACGAAGTGATCAGCCGCAACGCCTCGCTGATCGAGGGGCCGCAGGAAATCTTCGGGCGCCCGGCCGACTACATACTGGCCAACCCCAATGGCATCACCCTCAATGGCGGCAGTTTCATCAACACCACCCGCGCAGGCTTCGTGGTGGGCACCCCGCAATTCGAGGAGCAACAGCTCAGGTACCTCGATACGCTCACGGCCAGTGGCACCCTGCAGGTACTGGAGTATGGCCAGGGCAATGCCGGTGGCGCACTCGAACTGATCGCACCGCGCGTGGACAGCAAAGGCTTGCTCATGGCCAGCGAAACGCTCGACATCACTGTCGGCCGCAACCGTATCGACAGCCGCAGCGGCGAGGTGGTCGAACACCTGCCCAGCCCCTCCACGAGCATTGATGCCAGCCTGTTCGGCGCCATGCGCGCCGGGCGTATCCGTGTGGTAAGTACTACCGAAGGCGCGGGTGTGCGTGTGGGGGCCTCGCAGATTCTGGGCACCGAAGGGGTCGACATCAGCTCGGCCGGGGGCCTGCATGTCAGCGGCAGTGGCGACCGCCCGACCGAGCTGCGCAGCGAGCGTGGCGTACTGAAACTCACCGCTGCCGATGACCTGATGCTTGAAACGGTTGACGGCCAGGCCCCGCGGATCGAAGCAAGGGCTGGCAAGAAGCTCACCCTGGACGCCAAGACAATCGAGCACATCAAGCACGACAGTGACAGCTGGAACAAGAAGTTCTGGTTCGTCACCCGTGAAACCTACAACCGCAAGACCACCACCACCCACAAGCAACAACAGGGCAGTCAATTGCTGGGCACTGAGAGCGTGCTGTTGCAGTCCGGCGACGACATGCGCATGACCGCCGCGAAGGTGGACGCCGGTAACGAGCTGACGGTCGACAGCGGTGCCGGCCTGGACATCCTCGCCGGCATCGACAGCAAACGCACCGAACAGCAGGTGCGTCATCGCAAGGATTTATGGCGCGGTGACAGCGATAGCGACCAGCTCAAGGAAACCGCAAAGGGCAGTACCCTGAGCGCCGGGCACATGTCGATAAAGGCAAGCGACAACCTCAACGTACAGGGCAGCAGCCTGCACAGCCGCAGCGATCTGGCTATCCAGGCGAAACAGGCCGACATCGGCACCACCACCTTGCAGGAACACGGTACCCAACGCGACTACCGAGGCGACCTGGTGTCCGGCACATTCTTTGGTGACCGCAAAGGTAACGACACTGAGGGCCAGGTCGTCGCGGGCAGCACGATAACCAGCGATGGCGAGCTCACTGTGAGTGCCGACCAGGTCACCATCAAAGGCAGCACCGTGTTCGGTAAACAGGACGCGGTGCTCTACAGCGAGAACGGTTCGCTGGCCATCGAGGCAGACCATGGCAGCACGACCTCCACCCAGCGCACCAGCGACAGTAAACTGTTCGGCCTGATCGGCAGCAAGCACGAAAGCACGGACCGCAAACAGCAGGTACTGGTCAGCGACGTCAGCTCGACCAGCAACCTGCGCCTGGCCAGCGCCGAAGAGATGCGTATTCAGGGCGCCAAGGTCGAAGCTGGCAAGCATCTGCAAGTCGAGGCCAAAGGCGACCTGTTGATTGGCAGTGCGCAATCGGTCGATGAACGCGAAACCCGCGACCAACAACGGGGTTTCACGGCCAACGCCAGACAGACCCAGGAAGCCGAGGATGGCAAGCCCGAGTCTCGCCAGTACGCGGCTGGCGTGGCGTATGAGGTCGTGACCAGCACCAGCAAGCAGCGCACGACCAACCAGGTTGCCAGTGAGCTCAAGGGCGCCTCGGTGGGCATGAACAGCAGCGCGCACCTGCAGGTCAACGGCAGCAAGGTCCAGGCCACTGCCGGCGATCTCGATGTGCAGGCGCGGGAAGTGACACTGGGGGCGACCCGCAACGACCGTGACGTAGCCACCAGCACCACCGAAAGTGGTGGCGGGTTGACAGTAACCGGTGGCATCGACCGCCTGGGCAGCTTGTTCGAAGGCCATCACAACCGCGAGGTGCAAGCCGATCGCGACAGCAAGGTGCAGCGCAGCGAGTTGCAGGCCAGCGGCGATCTGAAATTGCGCAGTGATGCACTGCTCACCGAGGCCGCGCACGTCGAGGCCGGCAACACCCTGCAGGTGACCGCCAAACGCATCGACAACCGTGCAGCTCAGGATACCCATGAACATGAACAAAGCCGTGACGACTGGTCGGGTAGCCTGGGCGCCAGTATCGAATACCGCGACCTGACCCGCCCTATCGAACGCCTGGTGCTGGGTGAGGAAGCCCCGCGCTTCCAGCAAGCTTCGCCCGAAGACGCCATGGCACCTCCCAGCGTGGGGGCCGACATGACGGTCGAACACCTCAAGCGCCTGGAAAACCAGCGCCGTGGAATTGCTCAGGTCAGCGAGTTGTCCGCAGCAAAGGTCGAGGTCAAGGCTGACACACTGGCCGACCAGGGCACAGCCTGGCGGGCCAATGCCGGCTCGCTGAAAATCGAGGCGCAGCAGCATCAGGTGAGCGCCGCCGAAAATACCCAGGAAACCACCGTTCAACGCCTGGCCTATGGTGGCGATGCGCGCCTGGACACCAGCACCGGCGAAGACCTGAATGTACGCGCCGCCGGCAAAGGGGGGTCGCTGGATAAAAAGGATACCGCCAGCACCGCCGTGCCCGGCAGCCTTTACGGGCAACAGGGTATCCAGGTACAGCTGGGCAGCGATGGCCGCTACGAAGGGGCCCGCATCGATGGCGGCGAAGGCAGCGTGGTCATGCACAGTGCAGGGTCGCTCGCCCTACCCCAGGCGACCGACAAGGCCGAACAGCAGTCACGCCAGCTCGATGGCAATGCCTGGGCCAAAGTCGGCAACCGCCCGGGCAGCACCGGTGTCGATGGCCGGGGGTATCTGGACCATGGCCAAAAGCTGAGCACGCAGGGCAAGGCACAAGTGGCACAAATCGACGCCAAGGGCGAGGTAAAGCTGACCAGCACAGGCGACCTGTTGCTCGAAGGCACGCGCATTGGTAGCCGCGAGGCCAAGGCCGGCGACATACAGGTGCAAAGTGGCGGCCAGTTGCAGGTCAAGGCGGCCAGCAACACCCAGCAGGCCACAGGCAGCAACCTGGGTGGCGGCATGGAGCTGGCGGCCAAGGCTGGCCAGACCCAGGGGGGAGCCATAGGCGGCCACTTCAGCCACGGCAAGCAGGACGAACATGCACGTCAGGCGGTCGATGCCCAGTTTGCCAGCAACGGCACACTGACCCTGACCAGCAGCGCCCGCGAGGACATCGCCCTGCACCTGCAAGGCCTGCAGGCCTCGGCCGAACAGATCACCCTCGACGCCTCGAATGGCGGCATGCTGGTTGAAGCCTCTTCCAGCCAGGAGCGACGCGACAACCTCGACATCTCGGCCGGCGCCGGTTTCAACATGGCCAAGGGCGCCTTGGACACCCGCGGCCTGCATGGCCGGCTCAAGGTAGAGCTCGACAAGCGCGATAACCTCACCTGGAATACCAGTGACCTGCGCGCCGAGCGCATCGACCTGCAAAGCCGCGGCGATACCCGCATCGAGAGTGCCACCCTGGATGCAGGGCATATTGGCGGCACAATCGACGGTGACCTGCGCATCGCCAGCCTCAAGGACAACGTCAACACCCTGAGCGTGAAAGGCGATGTCAGGCTGAGCCAGGAGAAAAACCCGCAGGGCTATGTCAATGCGGCCAAATCGGTGGCAGGGCCGCTGGGAGGCAAGGTCGAGAAAAAGGCCGGTTCGGCCCTGAGCAAGGCAGACCCAGGGTTCTCGCCGACCGTCAGCCTCGACGTGTCGCATGCACAGCGTGACAATGTGGCGCGTCAGACCACGCTTAAAAGCAGCGACGGCATCGACCTGCAGGTCGGTGGCAACGCTCATCTGGTGGGGGCACGCTTACAGTCGGCCAAAGGCGACGTGAGGCTCGACGCCAACTCGGTCACCCAGGAAACGCTAAGCGGCAATGACTATCGCCGAGACCTGTCGTTGGATGCGTCCAACTCACCGGTGGATCTGGGCACGGCAATCGCCGAGATAGCCAAAAGCAAAATGGCGGCGGATGGGGAAAATGCGCTGGACCTGGGCGTGTTGAGAACCAGTGGGCATAGTCGCAGCGAGCAATGGGTTTCGAGCATGCAAGGGAAGAAGCACTAA
- a CDS encoding Pr6Pr family membrane protein codes for MSRRPWLTGMAVLGWFGLAVQVNLVLLARWQEQASLIGGLINVFGYFTVLTNTLVATVLSYAAFGREGRGKRFFLSPSVSSAVAASIVLVALAYSVLLRHLWQPQGWQWLADELLHDVMPVLYALYWWSEVPKGSLRLWHLLVWAVYPAVYFGYALWRGSEIGVYAYPFIDVASLGYGQVMLNALGVLAGFWGIGLVLLGLDRWRGLHRLA; via the coding sequence ATGTCGCGTCGCCCTTGGCTGACCGGCATGGCGGTGCTGGGCTGGTTCGGCCTGGCCGTGCAGGTGAACCTGGTACTGCTGGCGCGTTGGCAGGAACAGGCCAGCCTGATTGGTGGCCTGATCAATGTGTTCGGCTACTTCACCGTGCTGACCAATACCCTGGTGGCGACGGTGCTCAGCTATGCCGCATTCGGTAGGGAAGGCCGTGGCAAACGCTTTTTCCTGTCGCCCTCGGTAAGCTCTGCAGTGGCCGCCAGTATCGTGCTGGTGGCGCTGGCCTACAGCGTGCTGCTGCGTCATTTGTGGCAACCACAGGGTTGGCAATGGCTGGCGGACGAGTTGCTGCACGACGTGATGCCGGTGCTGTATGCCTTGTACTGGTGGAGCGAGGTGCCCAAGGGCAGTTTGCGGCTATGGCATTTGCTGGTGTGGGCGGTGTACCCGGCGGTCTACTTTGGTTATGCGTTGTGGCGGGGGAGTGAGATTGGCGTCTATGCCTACCCGTTCATCGATGTGGCCAGCCTGGGGTATGGGCAGGTGATGCTCAACGCCCTTGGGGTGCTGGCGGGTTTCTGGGGGATAGGGCTGGTGTTGCTTGGGCTGGATCGGTGGCGGGGGCTGCACAGGCTGGCTTGA
- a CDS encoding VF530 family DNA-binding protein yields MSTAQHNALHGKTLEQILTELVAHYQWHGLAERIDVRCFKSNPTIKSSLTFLRKTPWAREKVEQLYVKLQRQA; encoded by the coding sequence ATGAGCACGGCCCAACACAACGCGCTGCACGGCAAGACCCTTGAACAGATCCTCACCGAGCTGGTGGCGCATTACCAATGGCATGGCCTGGCCGAGCGCATCGATGTGCGCTGCTTCAAGAGCAACCCGACCATCAAGTCGAGCCTGACGTTCCTGCGCAAAACACCGTGGGCGCGGGAGAAGGTCGAGCAGCTGTACGTGAAGCTGCAGCGTCAGGCCTGA